From the Phoenix dactylifera cultivar Barhee BC4 chromosome 10, palm_55x_up_171113_PBpolish2nd_filt_p, whole genome shotgun sequence genome, one window contains:
- the LOC103723308 gene encoding mitotic spindle checkpoint protein MAD2 has product MASRTASKDIITLRGSAAIVSEFFGYAANSILYNRGVYPEESFTKVKKYGLSMLLTQDESVKSFIGSLTSQLSEWLEAGKLQRIVLVIMSMATSEVLERWNFNIETDAEVVEKGVSREKSDKEIMREIQAIMRQIASCITYLPCLDEPCVFDVLAYTDKDVAIPFAWIESDAKLIQNPQMVKLHSFDTKIHKVDTLVSYKNDDWDEK; this is encoded by the exons ATGGCTTCAAGAACCGCCTCGAAGGACATCATCACTCTCCGGGGCTCCGCAGCCATCGTCAGCGAGTTCTTTG GTTATGCAGCAAATAG CATTCTTTACAATCGAGGTGTCTACCCAGAGGAAAGTTTCACCAAGGTGAAGAAATATGGCCTGTCGATGCTATTGACTCAGGATGAAAGTGTGAAATCGTTTATTGGTAGCCTAACTTCCCAATTATCAG AATGGTTGGAAGCTGGGAAACTACAGAGGATTGTACTTGTAATCATGAGTATGGCCACCTCGGAGGTTCTTGAGAGATGGAATTTCAACATAGAGACTGATGCCGAGGTTGTTGAAAAGGG GGTGAGCAGGGAAAAGAGTGACAAAGAAATAATGAGGGAGATTCAAGCGATCATGCGTCAGATTGCCTCCTGCATTACTTATTTGCCGTGTCTCGATGAACCCT GTGTATTTGATGTGTTAGCCTACACCGATAAAGATGTCGCCATCCCGTTCGCTTGGATTGAGAGTGATGCCAAGCTGATCCAGAATCCCCAAATGGTGAAGTTGCATTCTTTTGATACCAAG ATACATAAAGTGGATACATTGGTTTCGTACAAGAACGATGACTGGGACGAGAAGTAG